Genomic segment of Natranaerobius trueperi:
AAGCAAGGAATTACTAACAATATATCATCCTTTTGTACTGAATTTGATGCAGAAAATAAAGACAGAAAACATAATATAGAGCTTGCATCAGATATGTTAGACCAGCTTACTATAAGTCCAAAAGAGTATTTTTCATTTAATGATTATATTGGTGATACTACCGAAGAAAAAGGATATAAAAAAGCTCCAATAATGATTGGAGGTCAATTAGACTATGGTGTTGGAGGAGGAATATGTCAAGTTTCTTCAACCTTATATAATGCATTTTTAAAAGCTGATATTGAAATAGTTGAACGAAACCGCCATCAAATGTTAGTAGATTATATTGAACCTGGTAGAGACGCAACTATCTCATACGGAAGTTTAGACTTAGTAGCCAAAAATGATAACGAACATCATATTCTTATAGGCAGTGAAGTCACTAATGGTAGATTATGTATGCATATCTTTGGTAAACCTATAGATAAAGACATTAAAATCAATACTAAAATATTAGAGACCTATCCTTTTCCTGTAGAATACCATATTGATAATGAACTTGTTGCTGGTGAAGAAAAAATAGTTCAAAGTGGTGTTAATGGACACTTAGTTAAAGTTGAAAAATTGGTTAATGGAACATCCAAAACTTTATCGATCGACCGATATGAACCTATGAAAGAAATTATCCATACAGGACCAGATGAATAATATAAAAACGGGACTAACCCAAAATTTAAATATTTTTGAGTTAGTCCCGTTCATTTATACATTTAGCCAATTATTTATATATTTTATGGATTGAAACGTATCGCATCTTTTGACCTTAGCGTTTTCAAAGCAGGTCCTTCAATTATTTCTCCTTTATAGTTAAACCTTGATCCGTGACACGGACAATCCCAGGATAATTCAGCAGT
This window contains:
- a CDS encoding VanW family protein, with product MYRKILVLILILLLLFTIDFLYFENRIYHGITIENINIGGKTVSEVEKILEEITVDFIGPEGNTHSVSLEDIGINLDKSSTIKKTYEVGRTSIYPINLLQRINILFSGHNINFVFGFDEDTLENNLENLTKKMSKEPKNARFETEGKDLNIISSKPGYNTNKEKLRDTIKNEILNDELKFNVFLPYRLVTPEVTTKDLKKQGITNNISSFCTEFDAENKDRKHNIELASDMLDQLTISPKEYFSFNDYIGDTTEEKGYKKAPIMIGGQLDYGVGGGICQVSSTLYNAFLKADIEIVERNRHQMLVDYIEPGRDATISYGSLDLVAKNDNEHHILIGSEVTNGRLCMHIFGKPIDKDIKINTKILETYPFPVEYHIDNELVAGEEKIVQSGVNGHLVKVEKLVNGTSKTLSIDRYEPMKEIIHTGPDE
- a CDS encoding Rieske 2Fe-2S domain-containing protein — protein: MGVYKDEQGEIFAINITCTHMGCDLVWNTAELSWDCPCHGSRFNYKGEIIEGPALKTLRSKDAIRFNP